In Xanthomonas campestris pv. phormiicola, the DNA window GCGGCCGGCATCGGCGCGCGCGCGACCGCGACCAGCACCGTGGCGGTGGGCATGAACTCGCTGGCCAGCGGCACCGACAGCGTGGCGATCGGCGGGGTCAGCACCGCCGCCGAGAGCGCCGGCAACAGCGTCGGCATCACCGCCGCGACCGGCGTCGGCGGCGTCGCCCTGGGCGCGGGCGCGCAGAGCCAGGGCGACTACGCGATCGCACTGGGCTACAACGCCAACGTGTTCCCGAACCTGGAGAACGGTACCGCCGACTCGGTGGCGATCGGCCACAGCGCCGGGTCGTTCGCACCGCACACCGTCTCGCTCGGCGCCCATGCGCTGTCCGCGGGCGAGGGCGGGGTGGCGATCGGCCAGGCGTCCACGGCGTGGACCGCCAACAGTGTGGCCCTCGGCGCCGATGCGGTGACCTCGATGTTCCACGACAGCAGCACCGCGATCGGCGCCAACAGCGCGGCCAACGGCACCGACGCGACCGCGATCGGCTACGGCGCGCGGGTCAGCAGCTGGCTCGAGGACGCGCAGAACCGTTCGGCATCCAGCGCGGTCGCGCTCGGCGCGTATTCCTACGCGGACCGCGACAACAGCGTCTCGGTCGGCGACGTGGGCAGCGGCCTGACCCGGCAGATCACCAGCGTCGCCGCCGGCACCGAGGCCACCGATGCGGTCAACGTCGCGCAGCTGCAGGCGGCGGGCAAGTACCTGCAGGCCAGTGCCGGCAACAGCGACGCCGGCGCCTATGTCGAAGGCGACGATGCGCTGGCCGCGGGCGAAGCGGCCAATGCCATCGGCAACGGCAGCACCGCGCTCGGCGGCGGCGCCGATGCGCTGAGCAGCGGCGCCACCGCGGTGGGCAGCGGCGCGGTCGCGGCGGGGCAGAACAGCGCCGCGTTCGGCACCAATGCGCAGGCCACCGGCCCGGCGGCGGTGGCCGTGGGCGGGGTGGCGGTCGACGAGAACGGCGATCCGCTGATCACCAACGGCGGCGTGGCGGTGGACACCGGCGCGACCAGCGCCGGCGTCGGCGGCACCGCGCTGGGCGCCAGCGCCGATGCCGGCGGCTTCGCCGCCTCGGCGGTGGGCGTGGGCGCCTACGCCAGCGGTGCGCAGGCCTCGGCGTTCGGCGCGGTGGCCAATGCCAGCGGCGACTACGCCACCGCGGTCGGCACGCAGAGCGCGGCGAGCGGCGCCAGCAGCGTCGCCGTCGGCGGCCCGGCCGACCTGATCCCGGGCCTGGGCCTGTTCGTGCAGACCCAGGCCAGCGGGCAGAGCGCGGCGGCGTTCGGCGCCGGCGCGATCGCCTCGGGCGATTACAGCCTGGCCAGCGGCAGCCTCAGCGAGGCCTCCGGCCTGGAAAGCACCGCGCTGGGCTACTTCGCCTATGCGCCGGGCGCCTTCGCCAGCGCGCTCGGCGCAGAGGCCTGGGCCAGCGGCGCCAACAGCACCGCGCTCGGCTACTACAGCACCGCGCTCGCCGCCGACAGCGTGGCGCTGGGATCCAACTCGGTCGCGCGCCGCGCCAATACGGTGTCGGTCGGCGATGTGGGCAGCGAGCGGCAGATCGCCAACGTCGCCGCCGGCAGCCAGGCCACCGACGCGGTCAACGTGGCGCAGCTGGATGCGGTGAAGCAGACCGCCGAGACCACCGCCAGGTTCTTCACCAGCAGCGGCAGCGGCACGGTCGGCGCGTACGCCGATGGCGAGGGCGCGCTTGCGGCAGGCGATGCGGCCAACGCCTACGGCAACGGCGCGGCCGCGTACGGCAGCGGTGCCGCCGCGATCGGCAGCGATGCGGTCGCGCTCGGCAACGGCAGCACCGCCGGCGGCGCCGGCAGCACCGCGATCGGCGGACAGGGCCAGGCCTTCGACCAGTACAACCAGCCGATCACCGATGCCGACGGCAATGCGCAACTGATTGGCGCCAACGCCGGCGAGAACGCCACCGCCATCGGTGCCGGCGCGCAGGCCACCGGTGCGCTGGCGACCGCCACCGGCTACGGCGCGCAGGCCACCGGCGACCACAGCACCGCCGGCGGCTACAAGGCGCGTGCGACCGGCAGCTACAGCCTGGCGCAGGGCGACAACGCCTGGGCCAGCGGCGACGACGCCAGCGCCAGCGGCGCCTATGCCTGGGCCACCGCCGACGGCGCCTCGGCGTTCGGCGCCTCGGCCTGGGCGACCGGCAGCAATGCCTCGGCGTTCGGTACCGGCGCGTGGGCCAGCGGCAGCGGCGCCACCTCGATCGGCTTCAACAGCTGGGCACCGGGCCTCAGCGCCACCGCGGTGGGGCGTGGTGCGTTCGGCTACGGCGACTACAGCGTGGCGATGGGCTTCCAGGCGCTGGGCAACCAGGTCAACACGATCGCCATTGGCACCAATACCCTGGCCGATGCGGAAAGCGCGGTGGCGATCGGCGCCGGCAGCGAGGCGACCGCCTCCAACGCCGTGGCGCTGGGCGCAGGGTCCGTCGCCGATCGCGCCTACAGCGTGTCGGTGGGCAGCGCCGGCAACGAGCGCCAGATCACCAACGTCGCCGCCGGCACCGAAGCCACCGACGCGGTCAACGTGGCGCAGCTGGATGCGGTCAAGCAGGCCGCCGAAACCACCAGCAAGTACTTCCAGGCCAGCGGCAGCGACGCCAGCGACGCCGGCGCCTATGTCGAAGGCGACAATGCGCTGGCCGCCGGCGAGGCGGCCAATGCGATCGGCGACGGCAGCACCGCGCTGGGCGGCGGCGCCAATGCGCTGGCCGCCGGGGCCACCGCGATCGGCTTCAACGCGGTGTCCAGCGGCAGCGATGCGGTCGCGCTCGGCAGCGACAGCCAGGCGCTGGGCCAGGACAGCATCGCCATCGGCAACGGTGCGCTGGCCAGCGACATCGGCGCCACCGCGAGCGGTGCCGGCGCGCAGGCCAGCGGGACCTATTCCACCGCCACCGGCAGCGAAGCGGTGGCCTCGGACAACCAGGCCACGGCCACCGGTTTCCGCAGCAGCGCCTCGAACATCGGCGCCACCGCGCTCGGCGGCTACAGCGAGGCCAGCGGCTACCTGTCCTCGGCGCTGGGCTACGGGGCGCTGGCCGCCGGCGACTACGGCACCGCGGTCGGCGTCGCCTCCACCGCTTCCGGCACCAGCAGCGTGGCGGTGGGCGAGTACAGCGTGGCCTCCGGCGAGGAGAGCGTCGCGGTCGGCGGTACCTCGTTCTTCGGGCTGATTCCGGCCGAGGCCTCCGGTGCCAATTCGTCAGCCTTCGGCGCCGGCGCCGGCGCCACCGCCGATTTCAGCACCGCCATCGGCAGCCTGGCCTACGCCAGCGCCGCCGATTCCAGCGCCTTCGGCTACGGCGCCTACGCGTCCGCCAGCAACAGCGTGGCCCTGGGCACGCTGTCCGAGGCCGACCGTGCCAACACCGTGTCGGTGGGCAGCGTCGGCAGCGAGCGGCAGATCGTCAACGTGGCCGCCGGGACCGAGGCCACCGACGCGGTCAACGTGGCGCAGCTGGATGCGGTCAAGCAGTCCGCCGATGCCACCGGCAGGCAGTTCAAGGCCAACGGCGGCGCAGAGCCGGCCGACGACGTCGGCAGCTATGTCGAGGGCAACTACGCCACCGCCGCCGGCGAGGCGTCCAACGCCTTCGGCACCGGCGCCTCGGCGTTCGGCAGCGGCGCGCTGGCCGGCGCGCGGTACGCCACCGCGTCCGGCTACAACGCCACCGCCACCGGCGAGTCCAGCACCGCGATCGGCGGTTCGCTGTACTACACCGACGCCGCCGGCAACGTGCTGCTCGACGGCACCACCACCGCCAGCGACGCCGGCGCCACCGCGCTCGGCGCGGGCGCGCAGGCCACCGCCGCGTTCAGCAGCGCCAGCGGCGCCGGCGCCACCGCCAGCGGCGTGCAGTCCACCGCCAATGGCTACAAGGCCGAAGCCACGACCGACTACAGCACCGCGGTCGGTGCGTTCAGCAGCGCCAGCGGCACCCGCACCAGTGCGTTCGGCTACGGCGCGGAGGCGGCGGGCAACTACGCCTCGGCGTTGGGCTGGGGCAGCACCGCGGCCGGCGCCTATGCCTCGGCACTGGGCTACAGCGCCCGCGCCACCGGCGAGGATGCGACCGCGCTCGGCGCGTCGGCCTGGGCCACCGCGGCGCAGACCACCGCGGTGGGCCAGTTTGCCTGGGCCACCGCGCAGGGCGGCACCGCGATCGGCCAGGATGCCTACGCCTACAGCGGCATCAACGCCACCGCGCTGGGTACCAGCGCCTGGGCCAGCGGCAGCAACAGCGTCGCACTGGGCGCCGGTTCGCGCGCCAGCGAGGCCAACGTGGTGTCGGTGGGCGGCGGCAACGGGGTCAGCGCGCCGGCCACGCGCCGCATCACCAACGTCGGCGCCGCGCTCAACGCCACCGATGCGGTGAACAAGGCGCAGCTCGACGCGGTGGCCGCGGCCGCCGGCGAGACCAGCGCCGACTTCCAGAGCTCGGGCAGCGGGGTGGCCAGCGCCAGCGGCGTCAACAGCACTGCGGCCGGTGCCGGCGCCACGGCCAGCGGCCTGCGCAGCACCGCGCTGGGCGTGGCCAGCGTCGCCAGCGGCGCCGGCGCCACCGCGTCGGGCGCCAGCAGCTCGGCCAGCGGCGCGCGCAGCACCGCGATCGGCCTGCAGACCAACGCGATCGGCGAGAACGGGGTGGCGCTGGGCTACAACAGCTTCGTGCGCAACAGCGGCAGCAACGGCGTGGCGCTCGGCGCCAACGCCGGCGTGTCGGCCGACAATGCGGTCGCGCTCGGCGCCGGTTCGCGCGTCTACGAGGCCGACACGGTGTCGCTGGGCAGCGGCAACGGCCGCGGCGGCCCGGCCACGCGGCGCATCGTCAACCTCACCGCGGGCAGCGTCGCCGCCGGCAGCACCGAGGCGATCAACGGCAGCCAGCTGTACCAGTCGCTGAGCAACATGGCCACGTTCCTCGGCGGCGGTGCCGGCCTCGGCGCGCAAGGCCTGTTCGTGGCCCCGACCTACGTGATCCAGGGCGCCAGCTACAGCAACGTCGGCGATGCGCTGGCGGCGCTGGACGGCAAGGTCAGCGAGCTGGATGCGCGCAGCGACGGCACTGCCAGTGTGTCCCGCAATGCGCGTGTCGCCAGCGTGGCGTCGGTCGCCGAGCCGGAGTCGGCGGTGGCCAGCGCGCAGGCGGTGTCCGAGTCGGCGACGGTGTCCGGCACCGCGTCCACCGCGCAGGTCGGCGAGGCGGTCGTGGCCGATGCGGGGGCGAGCGCGACCGCGACCGCGGTCGGCACCGCCGCGCGCGCCAACGACGTCACCGGCACCGCGATCGGCGGCAGCGCCTATGCGCACGGCCCCAACGACACCGCGATCGGCAGCAACGCCAAGGTCAACGCCGACGGCAGCACCGCGGTGGGCGCCAACAGCCACATCGCCGCGGTGGCGACCAATGCGGTGGCGATGGGCGAGGGCGCCAGCGTCAGCGCGGCCTCGGGCACCGCGCTGGGCCAGGGCGCCAGTGCCACGGCGCAGGGGGCGGTCGCGCTGGGCCAGGGCTCGGTCGCCGACCGCGCCAACACCGTGTCGGTGGGCAGCGCCGGCAACGAGCGCCAGGTCGCCAACGTCGCCGCCGGCACCCAGGCCACCGATGCGGTCAACAAGGGCCAGCTCGACAGCGGCGTGGCTACCGCCAAGTCGTACGCCGATTCGCGCTTCAACACGATGGCCGACAGCTTCGACGTGCTGCGCGGCGACGTCGATGCGCGCTTGCGCGACCAGGACCGCCGCATCGACCGGCAGGGCGCGATGAGCGCGGCGATGCTCAACATGGCCACCAGCGCGGCGGGCATCCGCACCCAGAACCGGGTCGGTGCCGGCGTCGGTTTCCAGAACGGCGAGTCGGCGCTGTCGGTGGGCTACCAGCGCGCCTTCAGCGAGCG includes these proteins:
- a CDS encoding YadA-like family protein — translated: MQSTANGYKAEATTDYSTAVGAFSSASGTRTSAFGYGAEAAGNYASALGWGSTAAGAYASALGYSARATGEDATALGASAWATAAQTTAVGQFAWATAQGGTAIGQDAYAYSGINATALGTSAWASGSNSVALGAGSRASEANVVSVGGGNGVSAPATRRITNVGAALNATDAVNKAQLDAVAAAAGETSADFQSSGSGVASASGVNSTAAGAGATASGLRSTALGVASVASGAGATASGASSSASGARSTAIGLQTNAIGENGVALGYNSFVRNSGSNGVALGANAGVSADNAVALGAGSRVYEADTVSLGSGNGRGGPATRRIVNLTAGSVAAGSTEAINGSQLYQSLSNMATFLGGGAGLGAQGLFVAPTYVIQGASYSNVGDALAALDGKVSELDARSDGTASVSRNARVASVASVAEPESAVASAQAVSESATVSGTASTAQVGEAVVADAGASATATAVGTAARANDVTGTAIGGSAYAHGPNDTAIGSNAKVNADGSTAVGANSHIAAVATNAVAMGEGASVSAASGTALGQGASATAQGAVALGQGSVADRANTVSVGSAGNERQVANVAAGTQATDAVNKGQLDSGVATAKSYADSRFNTMADSFDVLRGDVDARLRDQDRRIDRQGAMSAAMLNMATSAAGIRTQNRVGAGVGFQNGESALSVGYQRAFSERATLTIGGAFSGDDRSVGIGAGFGW